The genomic segment CTTTGCCTGAAAACCTGCTTGAATCGGATTCGTGAGATAGAAAATATCATCGAGCATGCTTTTGTGCTGTGTCATGAAGCATATATCAAAGCTGAGCACCTGCCAGCATATATATACGGTATAACGCCCGTTTCAACACTTTCGCTAGAAGAAATGGAGAAAAACATGATAAAGCAGGCTTT from the Spirochaetota bacterium genome contains:
- a CDS encoding helix-turn-helix domain-containing protein, with amino-acid sequence MNRIREIENIIEHAFVLCHEAYIKAEHLPAYIYGITPVSTLSLEEMEKNMIKQALARYPNKKDAAAALGIDTSTLWRKLKKYNIE